In a single window of the Nicotiana tomentosiformis chromosome 10, ASM39032v3, whole genome shotgun sequence genome:
- the LOC104106071 gene encoding uncharacterized protein: MWKSISNAITSFGQKKDSAAPSQTCHEYSDDDDVCSNDSSEEGLECPICWESFNIVENVPYVLWCGHSLCKNCLLGLKPASVKISTQQVQIPLFISCPWCNLLTLRLFYQGNLKFPSKNFFLLWMVESRNGDRVTSPSAIYRDQTSVTGNQTSVTNCRRTHRLGSSVSSATGPRTSNTSGITTMQRSQFSLQKSLDFFFRLTSKFPLVIVLLLVVIFVIPSSVGILLLYLLITILFGLPSLLVLYFAYPALDWLVREITA; the protein is encoded by the coding sequence ATGTGGAAATCCATTTCAAATGCCATCACAAGCTTCGGTCAGAAGAAGGATTCTGCTGCGCCCAGTCAAACTTGTCATGAATAttcagatgatgatgatgtctGTTCTAATGACAGCTCCGAGGAAGGACTAGAATGCCCAATATGTTGGGAGTCATTTAACATTGTCGAGAATGTTCCCTATGTATTATGGTGTGGCCACTCTCTTTGTAAGAATTGTCTGTTGGGACTTAAACCAGCTTCTGTGAAGATTTCCACTCAACAAGTCCAGATTCCATTATTCATTTCCTGCCCATGGTGCAATTTGCTGACACTTCGGTTGTTTTACCAGGGAAATCTCAAGTTTCCTAGCAAGAACTTCTTCCTCCTCTGGATGGTGGAAAGCAGAAATGGCGACAGGGTGACGTCTCCATCTGCCATTTACAGGGATCAAACTTCAGTTACCGGGAACCAGACTTCTGTCACGAACTGTAGGCGGACTCATCGTCTAGGCTCTTCAGTGTCTAGCGCTACTGGTCCTAGAACTAGCAATACAAGTGGTATCACTACAATGCAAAGGTCCCAGTTTTCTCTTCAGAAGTCCCTTGATTTCTTTTTCCGACTGACATCCAAGTTTCCGTTGGTTATTGTACTTCTTCTGGTTGTTATATTCGTGATACCTTCCAGTGTGGGCATCCTACTTCTATACCTGCTGATCACAATTCTCTTTGGACTTCCATCTTTGCTAGTATTATACTTCGCTTATCCTGCTCTGGATTGGTTGGTGAGAGAGATTACTGCTTGA
- the LOC104106069 gene encoding uncharacterized protein At3g61260-like isoform X2 → MDMLKQMRVRFSGVGEEEKGGSSSTRDRTIPPQKTQPFKETKRAPSWLYRQFIRTMSRDYDSSDSVDYPAAVAAAAFAVKSIEDKSEKDHRRTNSGGADKPFTKTKADDIIPKKPEKFSDEVSKPRPKLPDKSVPIRTATINPEPLNTVPSIKKKPTFGDTKPESEVAEKAKRVPSIKKTPTFGDTKHESEVSEKAKRVPLMKKTSTFPDQSKAPKAPEVPVRPTRQSSSQTGMAKGQNTMKLGSGNSKADIWEKEEMEKITERYKKLIAEIVEWETKKKKKAKRDLERIEAELNRRRAKAMRHFNNEVGRIESIAGGAKEQADQNRENEELKVKEKANKIRSTGKMPATCLCF, encoded by the exons ATGGATATGCTTAAGCAAATGAG GGTGAGATTCTCCGGTGTAGGAGAAGAAGAGAAAGGAGGAAGCAGCAGCACAAGAGATAGAACAATACCGCCACAGAAAACTCAACCTTTTAAAG AGACAAAAAGAGCACCTAGCTGGTTGTACAGACAGTTTATAAGAACAATGAGTCGCGATTATGATTCTAGCGATAGTGTTGACTATCCAGCTGCAGTGGCAGCAGCTGCATTTGCTGTAAAATCAATcgaagacaagagtgaaaaagaCCACAGAAGGACAAATAGTGGAGGAGCTGATAAACCTTTTACCAAGACTAAAGCAGATGATATTATCCCTAAGAAGCCCGAAAAGTTCTCAG ATGAAGTTTCAAAACCAAGACCAAAACTTCCAGATAAAAGTGTGCCAATAAGGACAGCAACAATCAATCCAGAGCCACTTAACACTGTTCCATCTATTAAGAAGAAACCAACTTTTGGAGATACCAAACCTGAAAGTGAAGTTGCTGAAAAGGCCAAAAGAGTTCCATCTATTAAAAAGACACCCACTTTTGGAGATACCAAACATGAAAGTGAAGTATCTGAAAAGGCCAAAAGAGTTCCATTAATGAAGAAAACTTCAACATTTCCAGACCAAAGCAAAGCTCCCAAAGCTCCTGAGGTTCCTGTTCGGCCAACTAGACAATCTTCATCTCAAACAGGCATGGCTAAAGGGCAAAATACAATGAAGCTTGGAAGTGGAAATTCTAAGGCAGATATTTGGGAGAAAGAAGAGATGGAGAAGATCACAGAAAG GTACAAGAAGCTCATAGCAGAAATTGTGGAATGGGaaactaagaagaagaaaaaggcaaAGAGAGATTTGGAGAGAATTGAG GCCGAATTAAACAGGCGTAGGGCGAAAGCCATGCGACATTTCAACAATGAAGTTGGAAGGATTGAAAGCATTGCAGGAGGAGCCAAAGAACAAGCAGATCAAAATCGCGAAAACGAAGAGCTTAAGGTTAAAGAGAAGGCAAATAAGATCAGATCAACTGGGAAAATGCCAGCAACATGTTTATGCTTTTAA
- the LOC104106069 gene encoding uncharacterized protein isoform X1 yields MDMLKQMRVRFSGVGEEEKGGSSSTRDRTIPPQKTQPFKETKRAPSWLYRQFIRTMSRDYDSSDSVDYPAAVAAAAFAVKSIEDKSEKDHRRTNSGGADKPFTKTKADDIIPKKPEKFSDEVSKPRPKLPDKSVPIRTATINPEPLNTVPSIKKKPTFGDTKPESEVAEKAKRVPSIKKTPTFGDTKHESEVSEKAKRVPLMKKTSTFPDQSKAPKAPEVPVRPTRQSSSQTGMAKGQNTMKLGSGNSKADIWEKEEMEKITERYKKLIAEIVEWETKKKKKAKRDLERIEAEILSNKNNMKLQAELNRRRAKAMRHFNNEVGRIESIAGGAKEQADQNRENEELKVKEKANKIRSTGKMPATCLCF; encoded by the exons ATGGATATGCTTAAGCAAATGAG GGTGAGATTCTCCGGTGTAGGAGAAGAAGAGAAAGGAGGAAGCAGCAGCACAAGAGATAGAACAATACCGCCACAGAAAACTCAACCTTTTAAAG AGACAAAAAGAGCACCTAGCTGGTTGTACAGACAGTTTATAAGAACAATGAGTCGCGATTATGATTCTAGCGATAGTGTTGACTATCCAGCTGCAGTGGCAGCAGCTGCATTTGCTGTAAAATCAATcgaagacaagagtgaaaaagaCCACAGAAGGACAAATAGTGGAGGAGCTGATAAACCTTTTACCAAGACTAAAGCAGATGATATTATCCCTAAGAAGCCCGAAAAGTTCTCAG ATGAAGTTTCAAAACCAAGACCAAAACTTCCAGATAAAAGTGTGCCAATAAGGACAGCAACAATCAATCCAGAGCCACTTAACACTGTTCCATCTATTAAGAAGAAACCAACTTTTGGAGATACCAAACCTGAAAGTGAAGTTGCTGAAAAGGCCAAAAGAGTTCCATCTATTAAAAAGACACCCACTTTTGGAGATACCAAACATGAAAGTGAAGTATCTGAAAAGGCCAAAAGAGTTCCATTAATGAAGAAAACTTCAACATTTCCAGACCAAAGCAAAGCTCCCAAAGCTCCTGAGGTTCCTGTTCGGCCAACTAGACAATCTTCATCTCAAACAGGCATGGCTAAAGGGCAAAATACAATGAAGCTTGGAAGTGGAAATTCTAAGGCAGATATTTGGGAGAAAGAAGAGATGGAGAAGATCACAGAAAG GTACAAGAAGCTCATAGCAGAAATTGTGGAATGGGaaactaagaagaagaaaaaggcaaAGAGAGATTTGGAGAGAATTGAG GCTGAAATATTGTCAAATAAAAACAATATGAAATTACAGGCCGAATTAAACAGGCGTAGGGCGAAAGCCATGCGACATTTCAACAATGAAGTTGGAAGGATTGAAAGCATTGCAGGAGGAGCCAAAGAACAAGCAGATCAAAATCGCGAAAACGAAGAGCTTAAGGTTAAAGAGAAGGCAAATAAGATCAGATCAACTGGGAAAATGCCAGCAACATGTTTATGCTTTTAA
- the LOC104106069 gene encoding uncharacterized protein isoform X3 yields MSRDYDSSDSVDYPAAVAAAAFAVKSIEDKSEKDHRRTNSGGADKPFTKTKADDIIPKKPEKFSDEVSKPRPKLPDKSVPIRTATINPEPLNTVPSIKKKPTFGDTKPESEVAEKAKRVPSIKKTPTFGDTKHESEVSEKAKRVPLMKKTSTFPDQSKAPKAPEVPVRPTRQSSSQTGMAKGQNTMKLGSGNSKADIWEKEEMEKITERYKKLIAEIVEWETKKKKKAKRDLERIEAEILSNKNNMKLQAELNRRRAKAMRHFNNEVGRIESIAGGAKEQADQNRENEELKVKEKANKIRSTGKMPATCLCF; encoded by the exons ATGAGTCGCGATTATGATTCTAGCGATAGTGTTGACTATCCAGCTGCAGTGGCAGCAGCTGCATTTGCTGTAAAATCAATcgaagacaagagtgaaaaagaCCACAGAAGGACAAATAGTGGAGGAGCTGATAAACCTTTTACCAAGACTAAAGCAGATGATATTATCCCTAAGAAGCCCGAAAAGTTCTCAG ATGAAGTTTCAAAACCAAGACCAAAACTTCCAGATAAAAGTGTGCCAATAAGGACAGCAACAATCAATCCAGAGCCACTTAACACTGTTCCATCTATTAAGAAGAAACCAACTTTTGGAGATACCAAACCTGAAAGTGAAGTTGCTGAAAAGGCCAAAAGAGTTCCATCTATTAAAAAGACACCCACTTTTGGAGATACCAAACATGAAAGTGAAGTATCTGAAAAGGCCAAAAGAGTTCCATTAATGAAGAAAACTTCAACATTTCCAGACCAAAGCAAAGCTCCCAAAGCTCCTGAGGTTCCTGTTCGGCCAACTAGACAATCTTCATCTCAAACAGGCATGGCTAAAGGGCAAAATACAATGAAGCTTGGAAGTGGAAATTCTAAGGCAGATATTTGGGAGAAAGAAGAGATGGAGAAGATCACAGAAAG GTACAAGAAGCTCATAGCAGAAATTGTGGAATGGGaaactaagaagaagaaaaaggcaaAGAGAGATTTGGAGAGAATTGAG GCTGAAATATTGTCAAATAAAAACAATATGAAATTACAGGCCGAATTAAACAGGCGTAGGGCGAAAGCCATGCGACATTTCAACAATGAAGTTGGAAGGATTGAAAGCATTGCAGGAGGAGCCAAAGAACAAGCAGATCAAAATCGCGAAAACGAAGAGCTTAAGGTTAAAGAGAAGGCAAATAAGATCAGATCAACTGGGAAAATGCCAGCAACATGTTTATGCTTTTAA